From the Chitinolyticbacter meiyuanensis genome, one window contains:
- a CDS encoding DUF2065 domain-containing protein, which yields MLLAFALVLVFEGILPFAAPALWKRAMSQVTRLSDRQVRIFGFAALMTGLALALAVH from the coding sequence ATGTTGCTGGCGTTTGCCCTCGTGCTGGTGTTCGAGGGCATCCTGCCGTTTGCTGCGCCTGCCTTGTGGAAGCGCGCGATGAGCCAGGTCACCCGCCTGTCCGACCGGCAAGTCAGAATTTTTGGCTTTGCCGCGCTGATGACTGGCCTCGCGCTCGCGCTCGCCGTACACTAA
- a CDS encoding ATP phosphoribosyltransferase regulatory subunit translates to MRNWILPENISDVLPREARQIETMRRSMLDLFGRYGYELVMPPLVEYVESLFLHDDPALDLKTFKLVDELTGRQMGLRADITPQVARIDAHILNRQGVTRLCYAGSVVNTRPDGILSTREPRQIGAELYGCADVAADVEVIELMFESLALAGLTDVHLDIGHIGLFHTLADAAGLAGERRDAVFAALQQKDVPTLKAVCVGLPAEIAAGLTALPTLYGRGEVLARARASLPALAEVAAALDTLAQLEAALAVRGIKVRFDLAEVKSSDYHTGLVFAAYADGFANAVARGGRYDRVGEKFGRSRPATGFSLDLREMSRLPFPDHAPAILAPRGDDPALIAAIRALRTAGETVVVDLGVAAAEAGCDRRLEAGEGGWQVVAASAV, encoded by the coding sequence ATGCGTAACTGGATCCTGCCGGAAAACATCTCCGACGTACTGCCGCGCGAAGCGCGCCAGATCGAAACCATGCGCCGCAGCATGCTCGACCTGTTCGGCCGCTATGGCTATGAACTGGTAATGCCGCCGCTGGTGGAATACGTGGAATCGCTGTTCCTGCACGACGATCCTGCCCTTGATCTGAAGACTTTCAAGCTGGTCGACGAACTGACTGGCCGCCAGATGGGCCTGCGTGCCGACATCACGCCGCAGGTGGCGCGCATCGATGCACACATCCTCAATCGTCAGGGCGTCACCCGACTGTGCTATGCCGGCTCGGTAGTCAATACCCGTCCGGATGGCATCCTGTCGACGCGCGAGCCGCGCCAGATCGGCGCCGAGCTTTACGGCTGCGCCGATGTCGCGGCCGATGTCGAGGTGATCGAGCTGATGTTCGAAAGCCTGGCGCTGGCTGGGCTGACTGACGTGCACCTGGATATCGGCCACATCGGCCTGTTCCACACGCTCGCCGATGCTGCCGGGCTTGCTGGCGAGCGACGCGATGCGGTGTTCGCCGCGCTGCAGCAGAAGGACGTGCCCACGCTCAAGGCGGTGTGCGTCGGTCTGCCGGCCGAGATCGCCGCCGGGCTCACTGCGCTGCCAACGCTGTATGGCCGCGGCGAAGTGCTGGCACGTGCCCGCGCCAGCCTGCCGGCATTGGCAGAGGTGGCAGCTGCGCTCGATACATTGGCGCAGCTGGAAGCGGCGCTGGCGGTGCGCGGCATCAAGGTGCGCTTTGACCTCGCTGAAGTGAAGAGCAGCGATTATCACACCGGCCTCGTGTTTGCCGCCTATGCCGATGGCTTTGCCAACGCCGTGGCACGCGGCGGCCGCTATGACCGCGTCGGCGAGAAGTTCGGCCGCTCGCGCCCGGCCACTGGCTTCAGCCTCGACCTGCGCGAGATGAGCCGTCTGCCGTTCCCCGACCATGCTCCCGCCATTCTGGCGCCGCGCGGTGATGATCCGGCGCTGATCGCCGCGATCCGCGCGCTGCGTACGGCCGGGGAAACGGTGGTGGTCGATCTAGGTGTGGCGGCAGCTGAAGCCGGTTGTGATCGCAGGCTGGAAGCGGGCGAGGGCGGCTGGCAAGTGGTGGCTGCAAGCGCGGTTTGA